The Acinetobacter defluvii genome includes a region encoding these proteins:
- the mutM gene encoding bifunctional DNA-formamidopyrimidine glycosylase/DNA-(apurinic or apyrimidinic site) lyase: MPELPEVETTKVSLFPLLNQKVKSVHIRESRLRWAIPDDISKLVGQTLLQLDRRSKYILATFEQDSMLWHLGMSGSFRLCEAEEELRKHDHLIIDFEDIQLRYHDPRRFGCILWLDEHSQTKLIDTLGPEPLSEDFNAQYLAEKLKSKNVGIKVAIMDNHVVVGVGNIYATESLFHLGIHPAQPASSLSSLQIQQLVIEIKRILKQAIDLGGSTLRDYSNAMGENGYFQQTLLAYGRAGEMCVNCETTLENIKLGQRASVFCPQCQPLKKVKTVKKISTGKTQ, encoded by the coding sequence ATGCCTGAATTACCTGAAGTTGAAACGACGAAAGTCAGCCTATTTCCTTTGCTAAATCAAAAAGTGAAATCTGTGCATATACGAGAATCTCGTTTACGTTGGGCAATTCCTGATGATATTTCAAAATTAGTCGGGCAAACGCTACTTCAGCTAGATCGCCGTTCTAAATATATTTTGGCAACCTTTGAACAAGACAGCATGCTTTGGCATTTGGGTATGTCTGGTAGTTTTCGGCTGTGTGAGGCAGAGGAAGAACTACGCAAGCATGATCACCTGATTATTGACTTTGAAGATATTCAACTGCGTTATCATGATCCTAGACGATTTGGTTGTATTTTATGGTTAGATGAGCATTCTCAAACCAAACTGATTGATACGCTTGGACCTGAGCCTTTAAGTGAAGATTTTAATGCGCAATATTTAGCAGAGAAATTAAAAAGTAAAAATGTTGGAATTAAAGTCGCAATCATGGACAACCATGTTGTGGTGGGCGTAGGGAATATTTATGCGACCGAAAGTTTATTTCATCTTGGCATTCATCCAGCCCAGCCAGCATCAAGTTTAAGCTCATTACAAATTCAGCAACTCGTTATTGAAATTAAACGTATTTTAAAACAAGCGATTGATTTAGGTGGTTCTACCTTACGTGACTATAGCAATGCGATGGGGGAAAATGGTTATTTTCAACAAACACTTTTAGCTTATGGTCGTGCAGGTGAAATGTGCGTAAATTGTGAAACAACCTTAGAAAATATAAAACTAGGACAACGTGCAAGTGTGTTTTGTCCACAATGCCAACCTTTAAAGAAAGTAAAAACTGTAAAGAAAATTTCGACAGGTAAAACCCAATGA
- the typA gene encoding translational GTPase TypA: MSDIKTLRNIAIIAHVDHGKTTLVDKLLQQSGALGERAGEIERVMDSGAIESERGITILAKNTAIKWLDKRTDTEYRINIVDTPGHADFGGEVERVMSMVDCVLLLVDSQEGPMPQTRFVTQKAFARGLKPIVIINKVDKPSARPDWVIDQVFDLFDNLGGTDEQLDFPVVYASGLRGVAGPSPEELAEDMTPLFQTIVDIVEPPAVDVDGPFQMQISSLDYNSFVGVIGVGRIQRGSVKTNTPVTVIDKEGKTRNGRILKIMGYHGLERVDVDSASAGDIVCITGMDELNISDTICDPKNVEALPALSVDEPTVSMTFQVNNSPFAGREGKFVTSRNIRERLDRELIHNVALRVEDTDSPDKFKVSGRGELHLSVLIENMRREGFEMGVSRPQVIMKEIDGEMQEPYENVTFDVDEQHQGPIMEQMGNRKGELTNMEVDGKGRIRIEATVPSRGLIGFRSEFMTITSGTGIMTSSFSHYGPAKAGQVAKRQNGVLISMVNGTCLAFALFTLQDRGRLFAEPQLEVYEGMIVGMNSRSDDMTVNPTKAKQLTNMRASGTDEALTLTPAIKFTLEQALEFIEDDELVEVTPKSVRIRKKYLTENERKRAARGM; the protein is encoded by the coding sequence ATGTCAGATATTAAAACTCTCCGCAATATTGCTATTATTGCTCACGTCGACCACGGGAAGACAACTTTAGTTGATAAACTTTTACAACAATCAGGTGCGCTCGGTGAACGTGCGGGCGAGATTGAACGTGTCATGGATTCTGGCGCTATTGAAAGTGAACGTGGTATTACCATTCTTGCAAAAAATACTGCAATTAAATGGTTAGACAAACGTACAGATACTGAATACCGCATTAACATCGTGGACACCCCAGGACACGCAGACTTCGGTGGTGAAGTTGAACGTGTAATGTCAATGGTTGACTGTGTACTTCTTTTGGTTGACTCTCAAGAAGGTCCAATGCCACAAACACGTTTCGTAACGCAAAAAGCGTTCGCACGTGGTTTGAAACCAATCGTGATCATTAACAAAGTAGATAAACCAAGTGCACGTCCAGATTGGGTGATCGATCAAGTATTTGATTTGTTCGACAACCTTGGCGGTACTGATGAACAATTAGACTTCCCAGTGGTATATGCTTCTGGTCTTCGTGGTGTGGCGGGTCCATCTCCAGAAGAACTTGCTGAAGATATGACACCATTGTTCCAAACAATTGTAGATATCGTTGAGCCACCAGCAGTTGATGTTGATGGTCCATTCCAAATGCAAATTTCTTCACTTGACTATAACAGCTTCGTAGGTGTTATCGGTGTTGGTCGTATCCAACGTGGTTCAGTGAAAACCAATACGCCAGTGACTGTGATCGATAAAGAAGGTAAGACACGTAATGGTCGTATCTTAAAAATCATGGGTTATCATGGTTTAGAACGTGTCGATGTTGATTCGGCGTCTGCAGGTGATATCGTATGTATTACTGGGATGGACGAGTTAAACATTTCTGACACAATTTGTGATCCGAAAAATGTTGAAGCTTTACCTGCATTGTCTGTCGATGAACCTACAGTATCAATGACATTCCAAGTCAACAACTCTCCATTTGCGGGTCGTGAAGGTAAATTTGTGACTTCACGTAACATCCGTGAGCGTTTAGATCGTGAGTTGATCCATAACGTTGCATTACGTGTTGAAGATACTGATAGTCCAGATAAATTTAAAGTGTCTGGTCGTGGTGAGCTTCATCTTTCTGTATTGATCGAAAACATGCGCCGTGAAGGTTTTGAGATGGGTGTATCTCGTCCGCAAGTGATCATGAAAGAAATCGATGGTGAAATGCAAGAGCCATACGAAAACGTAACATTTGACGTTGATGAACAACATCAAGGTCCAATCATGGAACAAATGGGGAACCGTAAAGGTGAACTCACCAATATGGAAGTTGACGGTAAAGGTCGTATCCGTATTGAAGCAACAGTTCCTTCACGTGGTTTGATTGGTTTCCGTTCTGAATTCATGACCATTACTTCAGGTACAGGGATCATGACTTCAAGTTTCTCTCACTATGGTCCAGCGAAAGCAGGTCAAGTAGCGAAACGTCAAAATGGTGTGTTGATCTCAATGGTTAATGGTACTTGTTTAGCATTTGCATTGTTCACACTCCAAGATCGTGGTCGTCTATTTGCTGAACCACAATTGGAAGTATATGAAGGGATGATCGTGGGTATGAACTCTCGTTCAGATGACATGACTGTGAATCCAACCAAAGCAAAACAGTTAACGAATATGCGTGCATCGGGTACAGATGAAGCATTAACCTTAACACCTGCAATCAAATTTACGCTTGAACAAGCTTTAGAGTTTATTGAAGATGATGAATTGGTTGAAGTAACTCCTAAATCAGTACGTATTCGTAAAAAATACTTAACTGAAAATGAGCGTAAACGTGCTGCACGTGGTATGTAA
- the hemJ gene encoding protoporphyrinogen oxidase HemJ, which produces MDAPSDAFLWVKAFHIIAVVCWFAALFYLPRLYVYHAMSDDAVSHQRFEVMERKLYRGIMWPSMIITLITAHFLVDWGDATRHYHEALWFYLKVGLVGLLVIYHLVCGYYRKKLIENAHYKSHKFWRFFNEMPTVILLAVVILVVVKPTF; this is translated from the coding sequence ATGGATGCTCCTTCTGACGCTTTCCTCTGGGTAAAAGCATTTCATATTATTGCAGTGGTCTGTTGGTTTGCTGCATTGTTTTATCTCCCACGCCTCTATGTCTACCATGCGATGAGCGATGATGCGGTAAGTCATCAACGCTTTGAAGTGATGGAACGCAAATTATATCGTGGCATCATGTGGCCCTCGATGATTATCACGTTGATTACCGCCCATTTTTTGGTGGATTGGGGAGATGCAACCCGTCATTATCACGAAGCACTTTGGTTCTATCTTAAAGTGGGTTTAGTCGGCTTATTGGTCATTTACCACTTGGTTTGTGGCTATTATCGTAAGAAACTGATTGAAAATGCACATTATAAATCGCATAAATTTTGGCGATTTTTTAATGAAATGCCAACGGTTATTTTACTGGCTGTTGTGATTTTAGTGGTAGTTAAACCTACATTTTAA
- a CDS encoding peptidylprolyl isomerase, protein MKTAIVRHILVKDKDLAQQLKQKILDGADFTKIAKQHSTCNSAKRGGELGEVKKGDLVAPIDKAVFSLAERELHGPIKSQFGFHLLEIKFRMDF, encoded by the coding sequence ATGAAAACTGCAATTGTTCGACATATTTTGGTGAAAGATAAAGACCTAGCCCAACAGTTAAAACAAAAAATATTGGATGGTGCTGACTTTACTAAAATCGCAAAACAACATTCTACTTGTAACTCTGCCAAACGTGGTGGAGAACTTGGTGAAGTGAAAAAAGGGGATTTGGTTGCTCCCATCGACAAAGCCGTTTTTAGTTTGGCTGAACGTGAATTACATGGACCAATCAAAAGCCAATTTGGTTTTCATTTACTCGAAATAAAATTCCGCATGGACTTTTAA
- a CDS encoding putative periplasmic lipoprotein, translated as MRKRLILSIFILSLVACAEPGTNKIEQEKNQLANADNDSSYQGLTFKDIPNQDTSYETIEANNIDENEILMNALQTELLKNQFELFENESGKTWSENDCDLNKVIQVKGEGLRVYNAKSKVGIGEKKNYFPDFTMLVFGFDDEAQAIQHFTTLKSAVFSNHGFCNGKTPENIVRHGNEIFYFATRAEMFRDYINEYADFIQNYKSIEQSP; from the coding sequence ATGCGCAAACGACTCATTTTAAGCATATTTATATTGAGTTTGGTTGCATGTGCTGAACCTGGAACCAATAAAATAGAACAAGAAAAAAATCAACTGGCAAATGCTGACAATGACAGCAGCTATCAAGGACTTACTTTTAAAGACATTCCTAATCAAGATACAAGCTATGAAACGATAGAAGCTAACAATATTGATGAAAATGAAATACTGATGAATGCCTTGCAGACCGAGTTATTAAAAAATCAGTTTGAGTTATTTGAAAATGAAAGTGGTAAAACTTGGTCAGAAAATGATTGTGATCTGAATAAAGTGATCCAAGTGAAAGGCGAAGGACTACGAGTTTATAATGCTAAAAGTAAAGTGGGTATTGGTGAAAAGAAAAATTATTTCCCAGATTTTACCATGTTAGTTTTTGGATTCGATGATGAAGCACAAGCGATTCAACATTTCACCACATTAAAATCAGCAGTTTTTTCAAATCATGGTTTTTGTAATGGTAAAACACCTGAAAATATTGTTAGACATGGCAATGAGATCTTTTACTTTGCTACACGTGCAGAAATGTTTAGAGATTACATCAATGAATATGCAGACTTTATTCAAAACTATAAAAGCATAGAACAAAGTCCTTAA
- a CDS encoding NADH:flavin oxidoreductase/NADH oxidase: MSLLFQPIQFGTLKLKNKIVIAPMCQYSANEQGEVSYWHEQQWANYALSGAGLCIVEATAVQAQGRISYADIGLWNDLQRAQLKAILQKVKTISPMPFGVQLAHAGRKASTDKPWLGKGQIAQDHALGWQTVSASEIAFNQGDILPHALTIDEIQQVIADFATAAKRAVDAGFDLIEIHAAHGYLLHQFMSPLSNLRTDEYGGGFENRIRLSLEVFSAIKAVVPEDYPIGVRISASDWMDEEGGWNIESSVGISKALEQLGAVYIHASSGGLHAQQKIKLGANYQVPFANQIKKHVNIPVIAVGLITEPQQAEDILHNHQADAIGLARAILYDPRWPWHAAAALGEKVEIAPQYLRCQPHAFKELFTQFQ, encoded by the coding sequence ATGTCGTTATTATTTCAACCGATTCAATTTGGCACACTCAAACTGAAGAATAAAATTGTGATCGCACCTATGTGTCAATACTCAGCAAATGAACAGGGTGAAGTCAGCTATTGGCATGAACAGCAATGGGCGAATTATGCTTTGTCGGGTGCAGGCTTATGTATTGTTGAGGCAACTGCGGTACAGGCTCAAGGGCGTATTAGTTATGCAGATATAGGTTTATGGAATGACTTACAACGTGCGCAACTCAAAGCAATTTTGCAAAAAGTAAAAACTATTTCACCCATGCCTTTTGGTGTGCAATTGGCACACGCAGGGCGTAAAGCCTCTACAGATAAGCCGTGGTTAGGTAAAGGGCAGATTGCACAAGATCATGCTTTGGGATGGCAAACAGTTTCAGCCAGTGAGATTGCATTTAACCAAGGGGATATTCTACCGCATGCGCTGACCATAGATGAAATTCAACAGGTGATTGCAGACTTTGCAACAGCAGCCAAACGTGCAGTAGATGCTGGCTTTGACTTGATTGAAATCCATGCAGCACATGGTTATTTGTTGCATCAATTTATGTCACCCTTATCAAATCTACGGACTGATGAGTATGGGGGAGGTTTTGAGAATCGCATCCGTCTGAGCTTAGAAGTGTTTAGCGCAATTAAAGCAGTTGTTCCAGAGGATTATCCGATTGGGGTGCGTATTTCAGCCAGTGATTGGATGGATGAAGAGGGCGGTTGGAACATAGAGTCTAGTGTAGGAATTTCTAAAGCTTTGGAACAATTAGGCGCAGTCTATATTCATGCCTCTTCAGGTGGTTTACATGCTCAACAAAAAATTAAACTGGGTGCAAACTATCAAGTTCCTTTTGCAAATCAAATTAAAAAGCATGTGAATATTCCTGTGATTGCAGTAGGTTTAATCACTGAACCTCAACAGGCGGAAGATATTTTGCACAATCATCAAGCAGATGCGATTGGGCTGGCACGTGCAATTTTATATGATCCACGTTGGCCTTGGCATGCAGCGGCAGCTTTAGGTGAGAAAGTTGAAATTGCACCGCAATATTTACGCTGTCAACCACATGCTTTTAAAGAGCTTTTTACTCAGTTTCAGTAA
- the mscL gene encoding large conductance mechanosensitive channel protein MscL — MSIIQEFKEFAVKGNMMDMAIGVIIGGAFGKIIDSLVKDIIMPLITVITGGGVDFTQKFFVLGDNPNNLTSLDELTKAGVNVLTYGNFITIFLNFLILAWVVFLLVKFLNRIRKPVEAAPAATPEDIELLREIRDELKKRQ; from the coding sequence ATGAGTATTATTCAAGAATTTAAAGAGTTTGCTGTAAAAGGCAATATGATGGACATGGCAATCGGTGTGATCATCGGTGGTGCTTTTGGTAAAATCATTGATTCATTGGTAAAAGATATCATTATGCCATTAATCACGGTCATTACAGGTGGCGGTGTTGATTTCACACAGAAGTTTTTTGTACTGGGAGACAATCCAAACAACTTAACATCTTTAGATGAACTTACAAAAGCAGGTGTTAATGTTTTAACATATGGTAATTTTATTACAATCTTCTTAAACTTCTTGATCTTGGCTTGGGTGGTTTTCTTGTTGGTTAAATTCTTGAACCGTATCCGTAAACCTGTAGAGGCAGCACCTGCTGCAACACCAGAAGATATTGAATTGTTACGTGAAATTCGTGATGAATTGAAAAAGCGTCAATAA